Below is a genomic region from Rhizobium sp. 007.
CTCCCGTGATGACGACGGTCTTGTTTTCGAAGCGTTTCATTCTCTCTTCCTTTCCCGTTGCCAGGCGATATCGGTCGTCGGCCACAGAGCCGGCAGTTCCTGTTGCGTCATGCTGCCTTCAAGTGGCTGCAGAAATGATCTCGGCCTTGTGAGCGACAGTGGCCCCTCTGGCTATGGCGTCAATGTCGTCGTGGAACGCGCGACGTTCGGAATGGCCTAGAATTACCAAGCATGCACCCCCATCGACGAGCGTGTCCTCCCAGACGTGTGCGGTGCAGGCGCCCGGCGCCTTTCGCTGGCGGTGTCGCGCGACGGTAATCGCGGTCGAACCCTGCGAGCGCTTCGCGGGGTTCTCGATCGGCGTGAAGGGCGAGCGGACGACGATGTCGCACGCCGCCTCGCTCGTAAGTCCCTTCAGCGCCTCGATCTCGGCCAGGGAGGAAGCGAGACCGTGTATTTTCCAGCTGCCGGCAATCAGCTTTCGCATGGCATCACCAGCAGCAGAAACCGCCGTCGACAAGCAGATCGACGCCTGTCACGAAACTTGCCGCATTCGACAGCAGGAACACGGCCGGACCGACCATCTCGTCGACCGTTGCCATGCGCTGCATCGGCGTCTGCTCTTCGAAGAGCTTGGTCTGATGGACCATCTCGGGACGCGTGTTCATCGGCGTCGCCGTGTATCCGGGCGAGATCGTGTTGACGCGGATGCCACGGCCGACCCATTCCATCGCCATGGACTTCGACATATGGATCACGCCGGCCTTGGAAGCGTTATAGTGCGCCTGGCTCAGTCCCCGGTTGACGATCACGCCGGACATGGACGCGATATTGACGATGGATCCGCGTCCGTTCTTCAACATGGCGCGGGCCTCGGCCTGGCAAGAAAGGAAGACCCCTTTCAGGTTGATGTCCATCAACGTCTGGTACTGATCCTCTTCCATCTCTTCCGCCGGGTTGGCGTTGGCAATACCCGCGGCATTGACGGCAAGCGTCAGTGCGCCGAGCTCTGCCTCGGTGCGTGCTACCGCCGCGCTGAGGGATGACTTGCGCGTGACGTCCGCTTCGATCTGGATGGAGCGGCGGCCTGCGCCCTGAATGTGTCTAGCCGTGTTGGCCAGTCCGTCATCGGTTCGGCGGTCGAGCAGCGCGACGTCGGCGCCGCACTGTGCAAGACCCATGGCAATGCGCTGCCCAATTCCGCTGCCGGCTCCGGTCACGATGGCAACCTGGCCGCTGAGATCGAAAAGCTTCGGGGCGTTCAGAGTGATGTCGGACACCGCTCTTCCTTTCTCTGTCTATTTAGATTGTAGCGAGCTCCATGACCGAGACGTCATTTGCCTCGTCACGATTGAGAATGCCTGCCTGCTTGCCCTGGGCAAGCACGAGAATGCGATTTGAGACGCCGAGAACTTCCTCGAGGTCCGAGCTCACGACGATGACCGCCACGCCCTGTTTCGCAAGATTGACGATGATGTCGTAGATGCCCGCTCGGGCGCCGACGTCGATGCCTCTCGTGGGTTCGTCGAGGACCACGACCTTGGGATTGCGCATGAGCCATTTCGCGATGACGACCTTCTGCTGGTTGCCGCCGGACAGGTCCGAAGCATATTGCTCTGCGCGACCCTTGACGCCGAACTTGGCAACCGCCTTCTGCGCGAACGAGCGCTTGACGCGGGGTGTGATCCAACGTCCACCCAGCATGTCGAGATTGGCGTAGATAATGTTCTCGCCGATCCGGTGCCCGACCACCAGACCCTGGTCCTTGCGATCTTCCGGAACCATTACGATGCCTTTGGCGATCGCGTCGGCAGGATCGCGGAGCCTCAGTTCTTCGCCTTCCAGCTTGATCGAGCCTGCACTGATCGGATCCGCACCCGAGATGGCGCGCACAAGTTCCGTGCGGCCGGCGCCGACCAGGCCGGCAATTCCAAGGATTTCGCCTGCCTTCACGTCGAAGGTAACGTCGCGGAACGAATTGTCCGGAGAACTCAGCCCCGACACCTCAAGTACCGAATGGTCCGTCGGAACGGGCAGGGTTGGGAACAGACGGTCGAGCGAACGTCCAACCATGCTCTCGACAATCGTGCGCACGGGCGTCGCGCTGTCGGCGAATTCCTGCACGCGCTCACCGTCGCGAAGCACGACGATCCGGTCGGTAATCTGCCTGATCTCCTCCATGCGGTGGGAGATGTAGATGATGCCAACGCCTTCGGACCGAAGCTTTCGGACCTGTTCGAAAAGAGCTTCCGTCTCCGCGCCACCGAGTGCTGCGGTCGGCTCGTCCAGTATCAGGAGCTTTGCATTCAGAGCCAGCGCTTTCGCGATTTCGATGAGCTGCTGATTTGCGGTCGAAAGGCCAGCGACTCTCCGCGTTGCTGGTATATGAAGGTTCAGGCGAGCGAGCTGCTCCGTTGCGCGGCGAACCATCTGGGCGCGGTCGACGACGCCGTTCTTCATGGGCCAGCGTCCGATGAAGACGTTTTCTGCAATGGAAAGCTGCGGAAGGAGTTGCAGCTCCTGGTGGATCAGGACGACACCCTTGTCGATCGCCTCCCTTGGGGTGGCCGGGGCATAAGGCTGCCCCAGCCATGTCATTGATCCTTCGGATGGCGTGCGTGACCCGGCGATGATGCCGGAGAGCGTTGACTTGCCCGCTCCGTTCTCACCCAGAAGTGCAACAACTTCGCCCGGATAGACGTCAAGGCTGACATTCCTCAGAACCTGGAGCGGTCCATATCGCTTGGATATGCCCCTCAGGGAAAGAACCGGATCGGTCACGGCACACCTCCTCAAGACCTCGACTTTGTTACGGGTGGCTGGCGATGAAACCTGCGACGTTTTCCTTGGTCGTCAGCGTGGCATCCAAGAGCTGTACCGGCGGTACCTTCTCTCCGGCGACGAGCTTGGCGGCGTTTGCGACCGCGTCGCGTCCCATCTTCTGCGTTTGCTGCGTTGCAGTCACGTCGAAGACACCCTTGCTGAGCGCTTCAAGGGCTGCTGTGTCACCGTCGAAGCCGCCCACCACGATCTTCTGAGAGGGATTGGCGACCTTGATTGCCTGCGCGGCGCCAAGTGCGAGTGCGTCGGCCTGGGCAAATACGATCGAGACGTCGGGATTTGCCTGGAGCATGTTCTGCATGATCTGGAATCCTTCGTCCTGGCTCCAGATGTTCGAGTACTGCTCGGCAACAACCTTCACGTCCGGATTGGACTTGAGGGATTCAGCGCATCCCTTGGAGCGGTCGACCTCGGGCGTCGTCCCCTTCTGGCCATGGATGATAACCATTTTGCCCTTGCCGCCGGCTTGCTTCAGAATGTAGTCGCAGACGGCCTTGGCGGACGCGACGGAATCCGTTGCAAGGAAGGTGTCGCCGGGTGCTCCGTCGGCGTTTCGGTCAACGTTCACCACCGGAACGCCGGCATTCTTGGCAAGCTTGACCGGAACGGTCGCTGCGGCCGCACCCGCCGGAATGTAGATCAGTGCGTCGATGTTCTGGGTCAGAAGATCCTGGATCTGGTTGACCTGCGTCGGTCCGTCGCCCTTCGCGTCGACCGTGACGACTTCGATGCCATGCTTCTTGGCTTCGTCCTCGACGGACTGCTTGATCTGATTGAAGAAGTTTGCCTGAAGGTTGGCAACGGCCAGGCCGAGCTTCTTCAGCTCCGCCGCATGTACGGGCCCGAGCGTGAGAACAAGTAGTGCGGCAGACGCGAGCATGGTGCGCGCAATTTTCATTTTAATTCCTCCGTTGTTTGATGGAACCCTCGGGTCATTCCTCCCCCTCGGGGTATTGATCCGCCCCAACCTTTGGGGGCGGAATTCGTGGAGCGGGCCAACTCGGCGGCCGGCTCGTCAGGCGCGACGCCGACGAATTGTCTCCGCGCCGACCGCAAGCACGATGACGATGCCGATGATCACCTGCTGAAGGAACGGCGAGACATTGAGAAGATTGAGACCGTTACGAAGGACGCCGATGATGAGAACACCGATGAGCGTCCCCCCGATACCGCCGGCGCCGCCAGAGAGCGAAGTCCCGCCGATGACGACCGCAGCGATGGTGTCCAACTCATAGCCAAAGCCACTGGACGGCTGGACCGAGTCCAGGCGGGCCGCGAGCACGATGCCTGCTAGTCCTGCAAGGACTGCGCTGATCACATAGACGCCGATCGTCACGAGCTGGACGTTGATGCCCGCCAGGCGGGCGACCTCCGGATTTCCGCCCACGGCGTAGAGCATTCGACCTTCGGAACGAAAGTGCAGGAATAGCCAAGCGGCAAGGACGACGGCAAGCATCAGAAAGACGGTGGCCGTCAGCACACCGAAATGGCGATCGATTGCGAGCATCATGAACCAGTCAGGGAATCCCACGATCTGCTGACCGTCCGTGATCATGTTTGCGACGCCGCGAGCCGCCGACATCATGGCCAGAGTGGCGATGAACGCCGGAACCCTGAACTGCGTCACCAGCAGGCCTACGATCAGCCCCGAAACCGCGGATGCGGTCAGACCGAAAGCGACCCCGACGGGAAGCGGAAGGCCGGCGATATTGGCGGTCCAGCCCATGACCATCATCGCAAGGGCAAGAACCGAACCGACCGACAGGTCAATGCCGCCGATGAGGATGACGAAGGTCATTCCAACCGCCATGATGCCAAGGACGGTGATCTGATCGAGGATATTGAGGCCGTTTCGAACCGAGAGAAACGCGTCTGTGCTGAAGCTCAGGAAGACGCAAAGCGCGAGCAGCCCCACGAGCGGGCCGGTGGCACCCTTGAGCTTGCTCAGCCAGGTGCCGGATGAAAGCCTCTGTTCATTGATGTCGAGCGCCACCATCGTTCCTCCCTGGGTCTAGCTGGTAGCCAATATTCGTGCAGGCAGGAATAATTATTCACACCCGTTGGAAAATTCATTAACAAGTTGGTTTGCGGCTGTCAACAGCATTTGTCCGCGCCACTGGGTGTGCGATGTTCGCGTAAGGGGCTTGACTAAATGGCATCATGTGCAAAAATATTGCCGACTGAATAATTATGCACATGAGGAATCCATGGATACCACAGAACTCGAGCGCCTCGCTCGCGAGATCCGATTGCGCGATCTTCGGGCAGTTTTTGAAGCAGGCGCCGGCCACATCGGCGGTGAGATGTCGGTCATCGACATCCTCACGGCTCTTTACTTCCGCGTCCTGAAAGTCTGGCCGGACCAGCCGAAGCATCCCGATCGAGACAGGTTTGTCCTTTCCAAGGGGCATACGGCGTGCGCCCTGTACGTAACCCTGGCAAAGCGCGGTTTCATTCCCGAAGAGGAGATTTCCACCTTTCTGCAGCCGCACTCGAGACTGAATGGACATCCCAACTGCAACAAGGTTCCAGGCGTCGAAACGAATACCGGTCCGCTCGGCCATGGTCTGCCGGTTTCGGTGGGCATGGCGAAGGCCGCCAAGCTCTCCGGAGCGATGTATCATACGTACGTTGTCACCGGCGACGGGGAGATGCAGGAGGGTTCCAACTGGGAGGCAATCATGGCAGCCGCCCAATTCAAGCTGGATAACTTGACGTTGATCATCGACCACAACAGGTTCCAGCAGGGTGCGGCACTTGCCGACACTAACGACATCGCTCCACTTCGTCCGAAACTAGAAGCATTCGGCTGGGAGGTGAGCGAGATTGACGGTAACAATATGCACGAGATCGTTCCTGCGCTCGAACATCGAGGCGACCGCCCGCATTGCATTGTCGCGCACACGAACAAGGGACAAGGAATCTCGTTCATGCAGGATCGTGTCGACTGGCATCACAAGGTTCCGAACAAGGAACAATACGAAATCGCAGTGGCAGAACTGTCGGAGGCACTGTAATGAACGCCCCAGTAAACGCACCCAAGCTTTACGACTGCCGCGACGCGTTCGCAGCGACGCTCGAACGCCTGGCGACCGAGAACGAGAAAGTTGTAGCGGTCTGCAATGACTCGGTAGGCTCGTCGAAGCTTGGCGGCTTCAGGTCGAAATTTCCGGAGCGCCTGGTCAATGTCGGCATCGCGGAACAGAACATGGTCGGCGTTGGAGCGGGCCTGGCCAACGGCGGGCACCTACCATACGTCTGCGGCGCCTCTCCGTTCCTGACCGGAAGATCGCTTGAACAGATCAAGGCGGACATCTCTTACTCGAACGCGAATGTTAAGCTCGTGGGCATCTCCTCTGGAATGGCATATGGCGAGCTCGGTCCAACCCATCATTCGATCGAGGATTTCGCCTGGACGCGAGTCCTGCCGAACCTTCCTGTAATTGCGCCCTGCGACCGCATCGAGACCGCCGCGGCCGTCGAGTGGGCGGCGACCTACCACGGGCCATGCTTCCTCCGGCTTTCGCGCGTGGGCGTGCCCGACCTTCTTGCGGAAGGTCACAAGTTCGAGCTTGGCAAGGCAAATCTTCTGCGCGAAGGTTCCGACGTCACGCTCATTGCGAACGGCACATTGACTCACCGTATGCTGAAAGCTGCCGAAATCCTCACGGAACGTGGCATTCAGGCCAGGGTTCTCAACTTCGCGACGGTTCGCCCTATAGACGAGGATGCCATCATTGCCGCTGCCAAGGAAACCGGAGCGATTGTGACGGCAGAAGAGCATTCGATTTTCGGCGGGCTTGGCTCCGCAGTCGCCGAGGTGGTGGTCGACAATGCGCCCGTTCCGATGAAGCGCCTGGGCGTTCCGGGCGTCTATGCTCCGACCGGTTCGGCTGAGTTCCTTCTCGATGAATTCGGCATGGCTCCGTCGGCAATCGCGGATGCCGCCCAGGTGCTTATCAAGCGCAAATAAGCCGGTCGCACGCGATCGAGCCGGGACGCTCAGCCGCCCCGGTCTTTTAATTTGTGGAGGATACGATGCTCGCTATTCTGGCGATCGATCAGGGCACGACCAATTCAAAGGCAGTTCTGGTTTCCGAAAAGGGAGAAGTCCTCGGCAGAGCCTCCGCGGCTGTGGGGATTTCCTATCCGAAGTCCGGCTGGGTCGAACAAGAACCGAACCGTCTCTACACGTCTGTTTGCGAGGCGATCGAAGTCTGCCTGAAAGCGGTCCCGGACGTGACCATTGCGGCTGTGGCAATTTCCAATCAGCGCGAGTCGGTCACGGTTTGGGATGCTGAGACGGGAGAAGCGCTGGGACCGGTCCTCAGTTGGCAATGCAGGCGCACGGCACCTGATTGCGAGCGTCTCCTCGTCGAAGGACATCTGGATCGGGTGCAGGCGCTCACGGGCCTACCTCTCGACCCGATGTTCCCAGGTTCGAAATTCCGATGGCTGCTTGATCGTGTGCCGAACGGCCGACCAGTGCGGCTGGGAACGATCGACAGTTGGCTCGTACACTGCATGACCGGCGGACGCCGGCACGTGTGCGATGCCTCGAACGCCGCCAGGAGCCAATTGTTCGACCTTGAGGAGCAGACGTGGAGTAAGGAGCTCGGCGAAATTTTCGGTGTCGATAACGCACTCCTCCCGGAGGTGCTCGACAGCTCCGCCGATTTCGGGACAACAACGGGGCTGCAGGGCGTACCGGACGGCACCCCTATCAGGGCCGCGATCGGGGACAGCCATGCAGCCCTGTTCGGCCATGGGGCGTTTAAACCTGGTGATGGAAAGATAACCTTCGGAACGGGGTCTTCGGTGATGACGACCCTTCCGCGGTTCATCGCCCCACGCAACGGCGTCACGACCACCGTCGCCTGGCGCATCGACGGAACGCCGACTTTCGCTTTCGAAGGTAACATCCTCGTTTCTGCCGCGAGCCTTCCATGGATGGCGGGCATTCTCGGCCTTGCGGACGTCGCTGCGCTGATCGACCTCGCGGAGACCGCCGAAGCAGGCGGACCGGGATTCGTGCCAGCCTTCGTAGGACTGGGCGCACCGTACTGGAACTCTGACGCTCGCGCCCTTTTCTCTCAGATCAATTTCAGTACGACGCGTGCGCAGATGGCACGTTCGGTAACCGATTCGATCGCGTTTCAGGTCCACGACGTGATCGCGGCCATGCGAGCACAGAGTGACGGCGAACTCGGCGCCCTTTATGTCGACGGCGGACCAAGCCAGAACCGCTTCCTGATGCAGTGCGTGTCGAACCTTGTCGAGCATGCCGTCATCCAATGCGAGGCCCCCGAGGCGTCGGCCCTTGGCGCCGCATATCTGGCAGGACTGTCGCTTGGTCTGTGGCGCGATCTCGAAGTCATCGCGGGATTACCCAGAAGCACGCAGATCAT
It encodes:
- a CDS encoding SDR family oxidoreductase, translated to MSDITLNAPKLFDLSGQVAIVTGAGSGIGQRIAMGLAQCGADVALLDRRTDDGLANTARHIQGAGRRSIQIEADVTRKSSLSAAVARTEAELGALTLAVNAAGIANANPAEEMEEDQYQTLMDINLKGVFLSCQAEARAMLKNGRGSIVNIASMSGVIVNRGLSQAHYNASKAGVIHMSKSMAMEWVGRGIRVNTISPGYTATPMNTRPEMVHQTKLFEEQTPMQRMATVDEMVGPAVFLLSNAASFVTGVDLLVDGGFCCW
- a CDS encoding sugar ABC transporter substrate-binding protein, with the protein product MKIARTMLASAALLVLTLGPVHAAELKKLGLAVANLQANFFNQIKQSVEDEAKKHGIEVVTVDAKGDGPTQVNQIQDLLTQNIDALIYIPAGAAAATVPVKLAKNAGVPVVNVDRNADGAPGDTFLATDSVASAKAVCDYILKQAGGKGKMVIIHGQKGTTPEVDRSKGCAESLKSNPDVKVVAEQYSNIWSQDEGFQIMQNMLQANPDVSIVFAQADALALGAAQAIKVANPSQKIVVGGFDGDTAALEALSKGVFDVTATQQTQKMGRDAVANAAKLVAGEKVPPVQLLDATLTTKENVAGFIASHP
- a CDS encoding transketolase family protein, which encodes MNAPVNAPKLYDCRDAFAATLERLATENEKVVAVCNDSVGSSKLGGFRSKFPERLVNVGIAEQNMVGVGAGLANGGHLPYVCGASPFLTGRSLEQIKADISYSNANVKLVGISSGMAYGELGPTHHSIEDFAWTRVLPNLPVIAPCDRIETAAAVEWAATYHGPCFLRLSRVGVPDLLAEGHKFELGKANLLREGSDVTLIANGTLTHRMLKAAEILTERGIQARVLNFATVRPIDEDAIIAAAKETGAIVTAEEHSIFGGLGSAVAEVVVDNAPVPMKRLGVPGVYAPTGSAEFLLDEFGMAPSAIADAAQVLIKRK
- a CDS encoding transketolase — its product is MNNYAHEESMDTTELERLAREIRLRDLRAVFEAGAGHIGGEMSVIDILTALYFRVLKVWPDQPKHPDRDRFVLSKGHTACALYVTLAKRGFIPEEEISTFLQPHSRLNGHPNCNKVPGVETNTGPLGHGLPVSVGMAKAAKLSGAMYHTYVVTGDGEMQEGSNWEAIMAAAQFKLDNLTLIIDHNRFQQGAALADTNDIAPLRPKLEAFGWEVSEIDGNNMHEIVPALEHRGDRPHCIVAHTNKGQGISFMQDRVDWHHKVPNKEQYEIAVAELSEAL
- a CDS encoding triose-phosphate isomerase; this translates as MRKLIAGSWKIHGLASSLAEIEALKGLTSEAACDIVVRSPFTPIENPAKRSQGSTAITVARHRQRKAPGACTAHVWEDTLVDGGACLVILGHSERRAFHDDIDAIARGATVAHKAEIISAAT
- a CDS encoding sugar ABC transporter ATP-binding protein codes for the protein MTDPVLSLRGISKRYGPLQVLRNVSLDVYPGEVVALLGENGAGKSTLSGIIAGSRTPSEGSMTWLGQPYAPATPREAIDKGVVLIHQELQLLPQLSIAENVFIGRWPMKNGVVDRAQMVRRATEQLARLNLHIPATRRVAGLSTANQQLIEIAKALALNAKLLILDEPTAALGGAETEALFEQVRKLRSEGVGIIYISHRMEEIRQITDRIVVLRDGERVQEFADSATPVRTIVESMVGRSLDRLFPTLPVPTDHSVLEVSGLSSPDNSFRDVTFDVKAGEILGIAGLVGAGRTELVRAISGADPISAGSIKLEGEELRLRDPADAIAKGIVMVPEDRKDQGLVVGHRIGENIIYANLDMLGGRWITPRVKRSFAQKAVAKFGVKGRAEQYASDLSGGNQQKVVIAKWLMRNPKVVVLDEPTRGIDVGARAGIYDIIVNLAKQGVAVIVVSSDLEEVLGVSNRILVLAQGKQAGILNRDEANDVSVMELATI
- a CDS encoding ABC transporter permease, whose product is MVALDINEQRLSSGTWLSKLKGATGPLVGLLALCVFLSFSTDAFLSVRNGLNILDQITVLGIMAVGMTFVILIGGIDLSVGSVLALAMMVMGWTANIAGLPLPVGVAFGLTASAVSGLIVGLLVTQFRVPAFIATLAMMSAARGVANMITDGQQIVGFPDWFMMLAIDRHFGVLTATVFLMLAVVLAAWLFLHFRSEGRMLYAVGGNPEVARLAGINVQLVTIGVYVISAVLAGLAGIVLAARLDSVQPSSGFGYELDTIAAVVIGGTSLSGGAGGIGGTLIGVLIIGVLRNGLNLLNVSPFLQQVIIGIVIVLAVGAETIRRRRA
- a CDS encoding FGGY-family carbohydrate kinase — encoded protein: MLAILAIDQGTTNSKAVLVSEKGEVLGRASAAVGISYPKSGWVEQEPNRLYTSVCEAIEVCLKAVPDVTIAAVAISNQRESVTVWDAETGEALGPVLSWQCRRTAPDCERLLVEGHLDRVQALTGLPLDPMFPGSKFRWLLDRVPNGRPVRLGTIDSWLVHCMTGGRRHVCDASNAARSQLFDLEEQTWSKELGEIFGVDNALLPEVLDSSADFGTTTGLQGVPDGTPIRAAIGDSHAALFGHGAFKPGDGKITFGTGSSVMTTLPRFIAPRNGVTTTVAWRIDGTPTFAFEGNILVSAASLPWMAGILGLADVAALIDLAETAEAGGPGFVPAFVGLGAPYWNSDARALFSQINFSTTRAQMARSVTDSIAFQVHDVIAAMRAQSDGELGALYVDGGPSQNRFLMQCVSNLVEHAVIQCEAPEASALGAAYLAGLSLGLWRDLEVIAGLPRSTQIIAPEPVDRAALLNTWNDALARSTSRQTMAKGE